TGTACTCATACTGCTGCCATGGATTTGCGTAAAATTTCTATGCCAACGACTTTTTTGGATGAGGATCTTTTAAGTCTTGAGGATGCTTTGAGACAATTAACTAATAATCACAAGTTGAAAGCGCTGCTGGCCGGATACAGCATGTGTTACGGGGTTAAACCTCAAGAGATTTCATTTGCCAATCACAGCAGAATTTGTTACAGCCTGTATGAATCCGTTGCCAGAGTAAAGGACGGTGGTGATGCATTTATCAGAGCATTTCAGAAACGTTTTGGAGAATTCGATATTGAAATTATGCTCGATAAGCATATTACAGAATGTGTCGATATCCAGAATAATTATGTAGGACGTTTTGTTCTGAATACAGGAGAAGAAATATCCTGTGACCAGTGTATCTTTACAATACATCCCAAGGAAGTATTAAAGACCTTGCCTAAGAACCATTTGAGCAAGGCTTTTGTTGATAGGGTCTCAGCATTTGAATCGTCAGCAGGGTTCTTTTCAGTGTATGGCGTTGTGGAATCTCCTAACTTAGCAGATGATTTTACCCCAACAATCACCTCTCTATTTCCAACAGCGGATATAAATCAGTTGCTCGATCCGGGAAATAGCGAGATGCCGGCTATGGTAATTATGCAGAATGCAGAAGAAGTAAATGGGAAATCCTATCATGTATTGAGCGCGCTTGAAGTATCTTTCCCTGAGCATGTAGAAGCATGGAAGCTTTCAAAGCATGGGAATCGCCCTTCTGACTACCTGAAATATAAACAACAACATGTTAGCAGTATCAAAGATCGTATTATCGAAAAATTCCCAGAGTATAAGGATTCTTTTAAAGTAATAGATTCTGCATCTATCCTAACATTCAGAGATTATTTAAATTCTCCCGATGGATCAGCGTATGGTGTGAAACAGAAGATCAGACAGTTTAATCTTTTTGGAAAACTTCCTCTTCGCAATATATATGCTGCCGGCCAGAGCTCTATGCTGCCGGGAGTGGTAGGGGCAATGATGTCTTCATTTATTGTTGGAAGAACTATTGTTGGAAAAGAAAAATATAATCATTTTATTGAGCAGAGATTATGCAATTAAAACGGGTAGTAATAACTGGTGTTGGAGCTATTTCTCCTTTAGGCAATGACGTTCCCGCTCTTACTGCGGGAATTGAACAAAGGAAAAGCGCTGTTCGTTATATGGAGGATTGGAACCAGTACATCGGCCTGCGCAGTTTAGTTGCAGCGCCTGCAGAAGTTAAAAATGAAAAATTAATACCGAGGCAGAACAGACGATCAATGGGAAGAATGAGTATTTTTGCAGTTCAGGCAGCGCAACAAGCTCTATCGGACGCTGATATAGACCGTGAAGCATTATCTACAGGAAGGATTGGATGTATTATTGGGTCAACTACAGGAAGCGCTCAAAGCCTCACCGAGACCTTTGAAATTATGATTCCAGCAAAGGATCTAACTCAGCTCAATTCAACAAAATTCTTTCAGTGCATTTCCCATACAGCAGCTATGAATGTATCTCAGTATCTGGGAATAACAGGCTGCGTTATGGCAACCTCTGCTGCGTGCGCGTCTGCATTACAAGCTATTGGAGCAGGCTGCGATCTGATCAGGTTAGGCAAACAAGATGCGCTATTATGCGGCGGTGCAGAAGAACTTCATCCAACTGTTACTGGATCTTTTGATATTCTCTTTGCAACATCAACAAATTATAATCAATCTCCTCATAAGACCCCGCGGCCTTTTGACATGAAACGGGACGGTTTGGTATGTGGAGAAGGAAGCGGGATACTTGTTCTGGAGGAGTATGAAAGGGCTGTAGCAAGAAAGGCGAAAATATACGCTGAAGTTATAGGATATCATACATGCGGAAATGGAGCTCATATCAGTCAGTCCAGCAAAGCTGGTATGGTTTCATGCATCAGTAATGCCTTAAGCAATGCGCATGTTGAACCAAAAGATGTTGATTACATCAATGCTCATGCAACAGCAACGGTCCAGGGCGACAAGGAAGAAGCTCAGGCAATAAGAGAGATATTCGGCGATCGTGTTCCAGTAAGCAGTTTAAAGGGATATATCGGACATACACTCGGCGCATCAGGAGCATTGGAACTAATTGCTTCTTTGGTAATGATGAAAAAAGGGTGCATATATCCCACTCTAAACCTTGAAAAAGTAGATCCGGATTGTGAAGGCATTTGTCATGTAATGAAACCATTAAGCAGAGAAATTAAAATTATGGTAAAAAATTGCTTTGCATTTGGCGGGATTAACGCAGCGCTGGTGTGCAAAAGAATGACTAATTCTAATGGATAAAAGATAGATAAGATGAGCGTTAGGGATTTGTCTAAAGGACAGGTTATAGTATATGAGAATAAGGTTGAAGTCAGGCTGGAAAAAGAAACTGTCTGGCTTGCACAAAAGCAGATGGCTATCCTTTTTGAAAAAGGAATTCCAACGATAAACGAACATATTAAAAATATTTACAAAGAGAAAGAACTGGATAAAAATTCAACTATTCGGAAATTCCGAATAGTTCAAACCGAAGGTGGAAGACAAGTAGAAAGGGATATAGAGTTTTATAATTTAGATGTTATTATCTCTATTGGTTATCGTGTAAAATCCCATTGCGGCACCCAATTTCGTATCTGGGCAACAAATGTGCTTAAGCAGCATTTGGTTAACGGATATACGATCAATGAGAAACGGTTAAAGTCTGCCCGGCATAAGTATCAGGAATTACAGAAATCATTAAAACTTTTAGGCAACGTTATTCAGATTGAAGCAGTTTCCGGTGAGACAAAAGGACTTATTCAGGTGATAACCGAATACTCACATGCGCTTGATATTCTGGATGATTTTGATCACGAGCGGCTTTCTGTGCCAAAAGGAACAAAACAGTCAAAATTTAAGCTTACCTATGAAGAAGCTAGAAAAATAATTGAGGCTATGAAGCGAAAATTTAAGCATTCAGCATTTGTTGGACAGGAAAAAGACGAAAGTTTCAAAAGTTCAATAGGGACGATTTACCAAACATTTGGCGGCGTAGACCTTTATCCAACCGTTGAGGATAAAGCAGCTCATTTATTATATTTTGTTACTAAGAACCACAGTTTTGTGGACGGAAATAAACGCATTGCAGCAGCGCTTTTTATTTGCTTCTTGCAAGGCAATGGGCTTTTAGTCCGTAAAGATGGAGATAAACGGATTGATGATAATACACTTGTAGCCTTAACACTTATGATTGCAGCCAGTAAAGCATCTGAAAAGGAGACAATGATTAAGGTAATATTAAATCTATTAATATAGGGGGAATTTGGAATGGATAAGCAGGAAATTATAGATAAAATAAATCGGGTATTTGAGGAATCCTTTGAGATTAAAAAAGAAAAACTCTTACCGCAAGCGAATATTTTTGAAGATCTTGGCTTGGACAGTTTAGATGTTGTGGACCTGGTTGTTGCCTTACAGCAGAAGTTTGGCATTAAAATACGCGATGACCAACGCCTCAGAAACATCCGGACACTTGAGGATATCTACAAATTTGTTCTTACTTTAAAAGATGAAGAAAACGCAGTTAATTAATTGGAATGAAGACCTTAGAGCTGATATATTTTAACATAGTGTTTTATACACTGTTCTTATCGTTCTCTGTGTTTAGTATTCCTATTTTAAGTTTATCTGTTATTTTTCTTGGTTTGTTTTCATCTCGCCGCAAGACTATGAAGCGATTTCGCAGAGCAATCAATTGGTACGGCAATGTAATTATCAGAGTTCTTCCGTTTCCTTTTGTGCGTTTCAGGTATAAAGATTATGCAAAGAATAAAGGCAGAGGTCCGTATATTTTTGTTTGTAATCACCGCTCCAGCTCAGATCCATTTTTAATTGGATGCCTTCCCTATGAACTTATTCAGATTGTAAATACATGGCCATTTCGTCTTCCGGTGCTGGGGATATTTGCAAGATGGGCGGGTTATTTGAATGTCAAGAGAATGCAGTTTAAGAAATTTTCCTATAAAACAATCGAGTTACTCGGACAGGGAGTTTCCATTGTTGCATTTCCTGAAGGAACACGTTCCAGAAATAAAAAAATCGGACAGTTTCACAGCTCAATCTTTCGCGTTGCCTTGCAAGCGCAATGTCCGATTGTACCTATATGTATTTCCGGGAATGAGAATATCCCTCCACGCGGATCACTTCTCTTGCATCAGGGAATAATCAGACTGCACAAATTGCCAGGTCTCGAATGGGAACAGTACAAGGATTTAGGACCGTTTAAGCTTAAAAACAAAGTGCGTGATATAATAGCTTCGGAGCTTGCTGTTATGGAGGATGGGGCATGAGAGATTTATATCGTTATCGTGATATAGCGTTTAGTTCGCCGAAAGAAATCCGAGAGATTCAGGAAAGGCAATTACAGGAACACATTGCATACTGTATCAAACATTCTCCTTTTTACAGCAAGGCGCTGAAGAATATCAAAGCTGAATGCAGTAATATAACGATTAATCAGCTATCAAAACTTCCCTTTACTGAGAAGTCTGATATTGAGCAAAATAATGACGATTTTTGCGCAGTTACTTCTGATAAGATTGTTGATGTTGTTTTATCTTCAGGAACAACGGGCAAACCGATCAGGATGATGTATACTGATTATGACTTAAAGCGGCTTGCCTATAATGAGGAAAGATCGTTTACGGGATGCGGACTGACTTCCAATGATACGGTGTTATTAACCTGCACAATGGATCGCTGTTTCGTTGCAGGTCTGGCGTATTTTCTTGGGATACGCAGTGTTGGCGCAGCAGCTATTAGAAACGGGCATAACAGTCTTGAGAGTCATCTGCAGATTATAAAACAAATGGAGCCAACAGCTCTTATCGGAGTTCCGAGTTTTCTGAGGAAACTGGGTTTGTACTTAAAGGAAAGCGGAATAGATCCTGATAAAACTGCTGTGTCCAAACTAATTTGTATTGGTGAACCGTTACGCGGAAAAAATCTTGAATTGTTAAAAGTAGGGGATGATTTGCAGAGCATATGGCAGGCACATGCTTTTTCCACATACGCTTCTTCTGAGATTGTAACTACATTCTGTGAATGTACTGCTCAGCAAGGAGGCCATTCCCTTCCTGATCTGGCAGTTGTAGAAATCATTGATAAAAACGGCACCGTTCTTCCTCCTGGTAATACAGGCGAAATCGTTATAACGCCAATGGCAGTAGAAGGAATGCCTCTGATACGGTTTAAGACAGGTGATGTAAGTTTTCTGATTGATGAGCAATGTTCTTGCGGACGATTCTCTTCCAGGCTGGGGCCGATTATGGGAAGGAAAAAACAAATGATGAAGATTAAAGGAACTACTCTCTATCCGCAGGCAATATATTCTGTCTTAGAAGAGATTGAGGCAATAAATGACTATTATGTAACAGTATCCGGAGAAAGCGAACTTTCAGATATCATAGAAATCAATGTATCAATTAATGATTCGTCATGCACCGCAGATATGATACAGGATAAACTTCAGGCGCGTCTGAGAGTAAAACCTGAGATAATAATCGTCGATTCAGAAGCCATTAAACAGAAGGTCTATGATCCAAAGTCGCGAAAGCCAATTCGCTTTATAGATAGGAGATAAATAAAACAGTGAGTTGTCACACCCCAATACCAAATTTCGAATTTGCACGAGAGGAAATAGAAGATGCAGTACGCAATGGCAGGCTTCTATCTATGGAAATTGAACCCAGTCTGCGTTGTAATTTCCACTGTCCATATTGTTATATACCTGAGAATTCTTCTCTTGAAAACGAGTTGACCGTAGAGGAAATCTGCGATGTTATTTTACAAGCGCAGGATCTTGGAGCAAAAAAAATTATTATTCTCGGCGGAGAGCCGATGATATATCCGCATATTATGGAAATAATTAAGTTTATCAGAACGCATCATCTTAATGTGGAGGTATTTACCAATGGTTCTAATATTACTGCTGATATAGCAAAACAGCTTTTTGACTATGGAGTAAATGTAGTTCTAAAAATGAACACGTTTAATGAGCATACTCAGGATATGCTTGCCGGGAAAAAGGGAGCGTTCAAGACCATTCAGGAAGCATTCCACAATCTAAAGCAAGCAAGACGGCCTTCCGGAGAAACATTTCTGGCAGTCAGTACCGTTATATGCTCTCAGAATATTGATGAGTTGGTGGACATGTGGCAAAGACTGCGGGATCAGAATATTATCCCGTATTTTGAGATGATTACTCCGCAGGGAAATATTAGACAAAACGGATGGTTAAATATTGAATCTCAAAAGATACATGATATTTTTTGTAAAATTGCCGAAATTGACCGTACCCACTATGGATACTTCTGGGAGCCTCAGCCTCCTCTGATAGGGAATAGATGCCTGCGGCACCAGTTTTCATGTCTTGTTACTTCTCAAGGATATGTTACGCCGTGTGTTGGGGTAACTATACCGGTTGGAAGCATACGAGAGCAAAAGCTTCGAGATATTATAAAAGACAGTGAGGTCATTCAGGATCTTAGAAACTACCATGATACAATGAAGGCTCCTTGCCGTGAATGCGAAAAATCAAATGAATGTTACGGATGCCGCGGAGCAGCATACCAGCTGACAGGCGATTATCTGGCTTCTGACCCTATGTGCTGGAAGAATGTTGATAAACAGGGTAAAATTGCCAGTTTACCAATTGCAGTTGAAGAACTAATTCCGCAGAAATCGCCAATGAGAGTCATTGATACACTTGTGAAAGTTGGTGAGCGTTCAGCAGATGTAACTGTGACATTGTCGAAAGATATGCTATTTATTGATGAAGACGGTCTACTTGACGAGGTTGCGTATCTTGAAATGATCGCGCAGGCAATAGCAGCGCTAAGCGGATTTAAACATATGGGTGCATCCAAACCGGCGCCGGGAGGATTCCTGCTTGGAGCGAAAAAGCTTGAGATATTAGGAAAAGCGCATGTTGGAGATACATTAAATATATCATTCTATAAATATGCAAGGTATGGCGGTTTTGGCATTGTTAAAGGAACCGTATCGCGGGGCAACCACGTGCTTGCCAGAGGAGAGGTAAAGATCTGGCATGAGATATGAATAAAATGATTTTTCTTTACATTTCCAATGAATCAGCCAAAGAGGCAAAAAAAATTGCCAGGCACTTGCTTGAAAAACGTATGATTGGCTGTGCGAATATTTTCCCAGTCAATGCTATGTATTGGTGGAAAGGCAAAATTGCCGATGAAACGGAGGTTGTGCTTATTGCTAAAACAACGAAGGAGAATTATCAAAAAGTTCGGGATGAAATTGCCAGAATCCATCCTTTTGACACTCCTTGCATAATCAAGCTGGACGCTGATCCCAATGAAAAGTATTTACAATGGATCAAAAGTGAACTCAAATAGGCAGTGAGCCGGAATGGAATCCGCTTTTACTGGTATTATTTTGCTAAATCAGTAAAGGTTTGCTATATTTTAGATAGTTTTATAATGAGGAATCGAGAAAATATGGATTCCATATATTAATTGTTAGGAGAAAATAAAATATGTCAATAGACCCGAAAGTATTGTTTCCAATATTAGAAAATACTGGTGAATCACAAGTAAGAATAAAACTTGCACAAGGAGTATACGGAGAAGAGAAAATTCCTATTGTTTATGAATGGCTCCGCATAAAAGATGAAGAACGAATTAATCTTTCTTCTTCTCGCAATAAAGCAGCAGCTTTAGAACAACTCCGTATAGCAAGTAGTGCAAAAAATGCAGCATGGATTGCTGCTATCGCTGCAATTATTGCTGCGGCAACTACTATATTTGTTGTTGTGAAATAATACAAAATAAGACTCCTAACAACGCGCTGCACTTGACCCGCAATAGCGGGCAAGTGAGCTTTAACGTTCAGCCAAATATGATCAACAAAAACATCCCGTGTAAAATATACAAAATCCTAGTATAATTACAAATCAGGTTTTGAAATTATGTTTGGAGCAACTATGAATAAAATCACAATAATACTAATCGCATTATGTATGTCTCTAGTCTCGCTTAATGCTTACACTGAGCAGAGTGTAGAGGATGTGCTCAGTAGACTTGAGGTGAAGATGTCGGAGATAAAAACTTTGCAAACTGATTTTGTTCAGGAGAAAAAGCTGGCGATCTTTGATAGAGAGATTATTTTGAAGGGCAAAATATTTCTTAAAAAGCCGGATCTTTTTGCATGGCATACTGAAGAGCCAACTCGGTATTCCATGGTTATAAGGGATGATATTATTTCCCAGTGGGATGAAGATATAGACCAGGTTCAGAAGGTAAGTATGAAGGATAATCCTGCGTTTCAAACCGTTGTCGGGCAAATGAGAAAGTGGCTTTCAGGCATATATATGCCATTACTGGAAGAATACAATATAACAGTACTCGGGCAAAACCCGGTTTCTCTTAAATTCACGCCGCGCGAAAATACAATGGCTTATAATATTATCAACTATGTAAGGATTGTATTCAGAGAGGATGAACGCTATATCCACGAGATATACATAAATGAGAAAACAGGCGATTCTACGCTTCTCAGGTTTAATGACACCATGCTGAATACTCCGATCGATGATGCAGCATGGGAGGTCAAACCGCGTGGCTGATAAACGGAAACGTCTTATATCCGTGCTTGCAGCAGGCATAATCATTTTTGCAGCGATTGGTCTCAGGTTTATTTCTTTTGATAATAACATTGAACTAATGCTTCCTGCGAATCCTGAGATTCTTCGCAGTATGCGTTTTCTCAGAGACTCAAATCTTTCGGATAAGGTTATTCTTTCTCTAAAACTGAAATCTTCAAAATATACAACTCAAGACCTTATTCAGGCTGTTGACCAATTAGAAAAGGCTTTAAAGCCGCCTCTGATAACAGATGTAATAAGCGGCATTTCCAAAGCAGATCTAGTGCAGGAGATGCATTTATTTATGAGGTATGTTCCGCAGCTGCTCAACGAACAGGCTCTCTCCAAAATTGATAGACAGATAACCCCTGAAGGAGTAAAAACGAGCTTAAGCAGAAACTATCAGCAATTACTGACTCCTGGCAGTGGATTTGTAATGCCGTTCATTCGCTCTGACCCGCTTGGGATAAAATCCGGATTTCTTGCTAATATAGGAAAGCTTTCCAGTTCATTAGGATATAAGGTTAAGATTAGGGATGGACATTTTATCAGTCAGAACGGCAGAAATGCTATGCTTATTCTTAAAACTCCTGTACGTCTTACTGATGGATTCGGCTCCAAAAAGCTGGTGGCGTATCTGCATAAACAGTTAGAGTCTCTACCTGAATTTGTTTCAGCTGATATCATAGCTGGTCACATTCATACAATCAGCAATGAAGATGTAATAAAAAGGGATATTCTCCTGACATTGACTATTGCCTCAGTTGCCTTTCTCTTATTATTCCTGTTCATATTCAGGGATATAAGGGCAATTCTTATCTTTCTTATACCTCTGATATCAGTTCTTGTTTCCATAAATCTCTCAGCTATTGTTCTTGGAAAGTTGTCATATTTTATTATTGGTATGGGAGCTGTTATTGCCGGCATTGCTGTAGATTATGGGATTCACGTTTATCTGGCCGTACGCACAGGAGCTGGCCGGCCTGATGCAGTTAAGAAAATAATAAAACCGGTAATAATTGCTGCATTAACTACAATAGGTGTTTTTGCTGCATTCTTCTTTTCCAGTGTTCAGGGGTATCATCAGCTCGCCCTTTTCTCAATCATCAGTATTATTCTCTGTCTTATCTGTGCCTTGTTTGTCTTACCCTATCTTTTAACCGGGAAGCATTACATGGAGCTTCCTGCTATACTCAAACAAAGAAGTTCTATGCACTCGCAGGTTTTCGATCGGATATGTGTTGCCTGCTGGGGAGTGATTATAATTGCTGCAATAGCTCTAT
This genomic stretch from bacterium harbors:
- a CDS encoding divalent-cation tolerance protein CutA produces the protein MNKMIFLYISNESAKEAKKIARHLLEKRMIGCANIFPVNAMYWWKGKIADETEVVLIAKTTKENYQKVRDEIARIHPFDTPCIIKLDADPNEKYLQWIKSELK
- a CDS encoding NAD(P)-binding protein; the encoded protein is MKKYDDIIVGSGVSGLTLALLLGMNGHKVLLVEKNAHIGGSLRRFYSQGIPFDTGFHFTGGFYKNGILQDMLMVLGIRDHIQPIYLSEDKNNQFIIGPEQTTYNLPTGYQRIIEKIKEYFPCEEHAIDKYFAMIKNVCTHTAAMDLRKISMPTTFLDEDLLSLEDALRQLTNNHKLKALLAGYSMCYGVKPQEISFANHSRICYSLYESVARVKDGGDAFIRAFQKRFGEFDIEIMLDKHITECVDIQNNYVGRFVLNTGEEISCDQCIFTIHPKEVLKTLPKNHLSKAFVDRVSAFESSAGFFSVYGVVESPNLADDFTPTITSLFPTADINQLLDPGNSEMPAMVIMQNAEEVNGKSYHVLSALEVSFPEHVEAWKLSKHGNRPSDYLKYKQQHVSSIKDRIIEKFPEYKDSFKVIDSASILTFRDYLNSPDGSAYGVKQKIRQFNLFGKLPLRNIYAAGQSSMLPGVVGAMMSSFIVGRTIVGKEKYNHFIEQRLCN
- a CDS encoding radical SAM protein, whose product is MEIEPSLRCNFHCPYCYIPENSSLENELTVEEICDVILQAQDLGAKKIIILGGEPMIYPHIMEIIKFIRTHHLNVEVFTNGSNITADIAKQLFDYGVNVVLKMNTFNEHTQDMLAGKKGAFKTIQEAFHNLKQARRPSGETFLAVSTVICSQNIDELVDMWQRLRDQNIIPYFEMITPQGNIRQNGWLNIESQKIHDIFCKIAEIDRTHYGYFWEPQPPLIGNRCLRHQFSCLVTSQGYVTPCVGVTIPVGSIREQKLRDIIKDSEVIQDLRNYHDTMKAPCRECEKSNECYGCRGAAYQLTGDYLASDPMCWKNVDKQGKIASLPIAVEELIPQKSPMRVIDTLVKVGERSADVTVTLSKDMLFIDEDGLLDEVAYLEMIAQAIAALSGFKHMGASKPAPGGFLLGAKKLEILGKAHVGDTLNISFYKYARYGGFGIVKGTVSRGNHVLARGEVKIWHEI
- a CDS encoding outer membrane lipoprotein carrier protein LolA encodes the protein MNKITIILIALCMSLVSLNAYTEQSVEDVLSRLEVKMSEIKTLQTDFVQEKKLAIFDREIILKGKIFLKKPDLFAWHTEEPTRYSMVIRDDIISQWDEDIDQVQKVSMKDNPAFQTVVGQMRKWLSGIYMPLLEEYNITVLGQNPVSLKFTPRENTMAYNIINYVRIVFREDERYIHEIYINEKTGDSTLLRFNDTMLNTPIDDAAWEVKPRG
- a CDS encoding beta-ketoacyl-[acyl-carrier-protein] synthase family protein, with product MQLKRVVITGVGAISPLGNDVPALTAGIEQRKSAVRYMEDWNQYIGLRSLVAAPAEVKNEKLIPRQNRRSMGRMSIFAVQAAQQALSDADIDREALSTGRIGCIIGSTTGSAQSLTETFEIMIPAKDLTQLNSTKFFQCISHTAAMNVSQYLGITGCVMATSAACASALQAIGAGCDLIRLGKQDALLCGGAEELHPTVTGSFDILFATSTNYNQSPHKTPRPFDMKRDGLVCGEGSGILVLEEYERAVARKAKIYAEVIGYHTCGNGAHISQSSKAGMVSCISNALSNAHVEPKDVDYINAHATATVQGDKEEAQAIREIFGDRVPVSSLKGYIGHTLGASGALELIASLVMMKKGCIYPTLNLEKVDPDCEGICHVMKPLSREIKIMVKNCFAFGGINAALVCKRMTNSNG
- a CDS encoding acyl carrier protein — its product is MDKQEIIDKINRVFEESFEIKKEKLLPQANIFEDLGLDSLDVVDLVVALQQKFGIKIRDDQRLRNIRTLEDIYKFVLTLKDEENAVN
- a CDS encoding MMPL family transporter translates to MADKRKRLISVLAAGIIIFAAIGLRFISFDNNIELMLPANPEILRSMRFLRDSNLSDKVILSLKLKSSKYTTQDLIQAVDQLEKALKPPLITDVISGISKADLVQEMHLFMRYVPQLLNEQALSKIDRQITPEGVKTSLSRNYQQLLTPGSGFVMPFIRSDPLGIKSGFLANIGKLSSSLGYKVKIRDGHFISQNGRNAMLILKTPVRLTDGFGSKKLVAYLHKQLESLPEFVSADIIAGHIHTISNEDVIKRDILLTLTIASVAFLLLFLFIFRDIRAILIFLIPLISVLVSINLSAIVLGKLSYFIIGMGAVIAGIAVDYGIHVYLAVRTGAGRPDAVKKIIKPVIIAALTTIGVFAAFFFSSVQGYHQLALFSIISIILCLICALFVLPYLLTGKHYMELPAILKQRSSMHSQVFDRICVACWGVIIIAAIALSWQVEFNSDISQLDGSKQEIIQTEQEFHNVWGGADKPAILVISGENLEEALQCNERIYTEAVNEIGEKIFSSFAELWLSNQARIANSARWNKFWREGRETKLKELLQEHGQAYHFSDDAFSPFFKNLYTEKVIKNTPEGLTFFDQLKERFVLKKADEYQVLSFFPDKDKCVKTLNAIISRYPRTFLVSRNAFSSILSQAVSSEVIFLSVIAGLLILILTCLLLRNIRLTVLALIPVITGILLILGIIPVLGLSLNAPCVIAGIIVIGLCIDYGIFMVYTCEYNLKTGTRMAVSLSALTTVIGAGALLFALHPVLFSIGITLVIGVSGGYISALLVIPSMYRLWQKPKKA
- a CDS encoding virulence RhuM family protein — its product is MSVRDLSKGQVIVYENKVEVRLEKETVWLAQKQMAILFEKGIPTINEHIKNIYKEKELDKNSTIRKFRIVQTEGGRQVERDIEFYNLDVIISIGYRVKSHCGTQFRIWATNVLKQHLVNGYTINEKRLKSARHKYQELQKSLKLLGNVIQIEAVSGETKGLIQVITEYSHALDILDDFDHERLSVPKGTKQSKFKLTYEEARKIIEAMKRKFKHSAFVGQEKDESFKSSIGTIYQTFGGVDLYPTVEDKAAHLLYFVTKNHSFVDGNKRIAAALFICFLQGNGLLVRKDGDKRIDDNTLVALTLMIAASKASEKETMIKVILNLLI
- a CDS encoding 1-acyl-sn-glycerol-3-phosphate acyltransferase; amino-acid sequence: MKRFRRAINWYGNVIIRVLPFPFVRFRYKDYAKNKGRGPYIFVCNHRSSSDPFLIGCLPYELIQIVNTWPFRLPVLGIFARWAGYLNVKRMQFKKFSYKTIELLGQGVSIVAFPEGTRSRNKKIGQFHSSIFRVALQAQCPIVPICISGNENIPPRGSLLLHQGIIRLHKLPGLEWEQYKDLGPFKLKNKVRDIIASELAVMEDGA
- a CDS encoding AMP-binding protein, whose product is MRDLYRYRDIAFSSPKEIREIQERQLQEHIAYCIKHSPFYSKALKNIKAECSNITINQLSKLPFTEKSDIEQNNDDFCAVTSDKIVDVVLSSGTTGKPIRMMYTDYDLKRLAYNEERSFTGCGLTSNDTVLLTCTMDRCFVAGLAYFLGIRSVGAAAIRNGHNSLESHLQIIKQMEPTALIGVPSFLRKLGLYLKESGIDPDKTAVSKLICIGEPLRGKNLELLKVGDDLQSIWQAHAFSTYASSEIVTTFCECTAQQGGHSLPDLAVVEIIDKNGTVLPPGNTGEIVITPMAVEGMPLIRFKTGDVSFLIDEQCSCGRFSSRLGPIMGRKKQMMKIKGTTLYPQAIYSVLEEIEAINDYYVTVSGESELSDIIEINVSINDSSCTADMIQDKLQARLRVKPEIIIVDSEAIKQKVYDPKSRKPIRFIDRR